The stretch of DNA AAACATTGGAGCAAATGATTCGGGCCTACCGTCCACCCTAACTTCCAACCAGTCGCGCTGAATGTCTTTCCTGCAGAGCTTATTGATACTGTACGATCCCACATATTGGGAAGCTCAGCAATTCGAATGTGTTCAGCACCAGGATAGATCATCCATTCATAGACTTCATCCGCTACACAAACAACGTCATGCTGAATACACAAATCTGCTATTAGCTGAAGTTCGTCttttttgaaaacctttccaCACGGGTTGTTTGGATTATTTAGTATGATAAGCTTCGTTTTGCTGTTAAACTTAGATGCCAATTCCTCAGCATCCAGCTTCCAATCTGCGCTTGATAATTCACCAGATTTGCTAGGGCTAGGACGCAATGGAATATAAACGGGTTTACCACCGGCTACGGTTGTCATAGGGCGATAGCAATCGAAGAATGGCTCGATAATTATCACTTCATCACCAGGGTTAACAAGGCCCTGGAAGCAGCAAAACAAGCTTTCATATGCACCTGCAGTAACCAGCACCTCGTTCATGGCATCCAGTTCACGGTTGTGAAAGCGACCATATAGTTTGGCAATGGCATTTGCTAATCTTGGATGCCCAAAGCCTCTGGTGTATTGGTTGAGCATAAATTTACCGTCATCCGTGCTCGATCGTAATGCATTAATAACATAGTCGGGTGGGCTGTAGTCAGGAAATCCCTGCCCAAGATTCACCGCTCCAGTAATTCTAGCAAGTTCTGTGTAAGTTACCCAAACGCTGCCTTCAGCTCCCTTCAACCGATCAgccatttgaatttttttgtttgtcGCCATGTTGCTTGAGGAAAATCGTACCCGGTTAGTACATCCACCGTTGACTAAGTTGGCGTAGATAGCCTTCGTCTTACTCAGGCTTGTCCTAACAAACGTACTGATCAATGTTTTGGCCATAGGCGGACGATTTTCTCATCACCGGTCAAATAACCTGTCAACCCGCTAGAGGGCGTGATATGCCGAACATTTACCCAATCAACGTCCAAATCTAATAAGTAATTTTCTGGTTGCCCAGCAGTATTTGACGCAATCTAcgtattgttttattgtagagGAGCCAAAAATGTCACTGTAGCAAATCTCGAACTAGGGATGATTATTACATATATTCTTTAGAGGTACAGCCATAAAATGCAGTTATTTTTGTTTGCAAGTACTTTATTCATTTAATCTAgatgtttaataacaaatgaCTTCCAAGCAGCGAGAACCTGTTGAcgcaagttttttttatatgttTAGAGTTTTTTTGAAAACGGTACATTGATTTGATAAAccacatattatattataatgtaaaacACATTAAAATTATTAGCTACATCAAGTGGTAATAACATTCAGAATATCTACGTTAAGTTGCGTTAAAGTTTTTCACAAACTATTGCGCGATATACATTACCGTGTACGTAGAATAAAGATTTGCCTAATCGTGCTACGATATGGAACGACAACTCTAAAGTTAACTCTCATTTGTGGAGCAATACCTAATACAACTTCACTCTATGCCCTCAACATACACAATATCtaacaaatattgttttactttCAAAATAGTGATCAGCATACGATATTTGACATTTTATAGACAATCAGGAAAAGCGAAGGATGAAGGGAAAACTGGGAAAGACCTTGCCTCTAAGACATGTGGCACAACAAGATTGAACAAGCTAGCCAACTGTATCAGTTGGTCCGCAATATTGTGCAGCTAATCACAATGGAAACCAGAGCAACCTCAACTATTCGGAAACCAAAGACAAGCTAGCTATTGGTACCACTCAATAAAGACAATTCACATACATTAGCAGGCTAAAGAAAGGATAACACAACAATGGAGATCGCACACCTCACTATTCAGATCATCCTGAATATCATGCATATTCTTCTTGCACAGTGACAAGGCTACACCTTGGATTATAGGCTAGTTCGTATCTAAAAGAGATAGGCAGTTTTTTCTGCAATTTTAAATCTAAACAACGGTTTCTATATGTAGCTCTGAGGTAGTTGAAAAAGGTAACTTCGCATGAGATTTTATGATACCTAAAACTCAATGATCGGCTAgctcagtttatattacatggAGACAATTAGGATCGACAGGCTGCCACGAAACAAGTAACAATGCTGGTTGTTTTGCAAGCATGCCATGGTTTTTCAAGAAAACATGGGCACTACATTCCCAAGTGCATTTACATGAAGATACTTAAAAAGGATGTAGAATGTTCATTTACATGCATTAAGGCTGCTAAGTTTGTGATGGTCATTTACCAAATATTTACATATCAAACATGGTGTTACATGGAGAAAAGATCTGAAGTAAGCCATGGTTCTTTAAGAAGACATGGGCATCACATTCAATAGCATCTGTTATGAAGATACTTAAAACTGATGTAGAATGGTTTTTTTACACGCATTAAGGCTGCAAACTTTGTGCTGGTCATTCACCAAATATTTACATACTAAAAATGCTGCTACATATAGGAAACATCTGGTGATATCATGATAATTTTTGGCAACATTTTAATTGTAAAAGACTAGAAATAACAAATTCAAAAAGCTATCAGCAAGGCATGTAGAGCAATAGACTTTGAACAGATAACTACCTGCACAAGCAAACTATGTTATTGCCTAAAGAGAACTAAGAAAAAGCGCAAAGGCAAGAAGCATACAAGTCTCAAGTCTTATTCAAATTAATCTAAAATTTGGAGACGCCTAGTCTTTCtgaaatgattttaaaattactCCAGCACTGTCAATGGTTTCCTCCTTTTTGAAGTAGCAAAAACGAATGAGGTCTTTAGCTAAGCCTTCATCTTCCGGTCCATAAAATGCACTTGGTGGAATCCCTGCAAGCTTTTTCTCCCGTATTAGCCACTTACAAAACTTGGCATCTCGGGTATCATTGCTACCATCTTCTATCATCTCATCAGTAATTCCCATCTTGGACCAATCAGCGAGCATGAAATAGCCACCATCAGGAATTGTGGGTATCATTCCAGCCTCTCTCAGCATTGCAGCCATTTTATCACGTTTGGGTAGAAGCTCATCATTGGCCAGTGTGTACAAGTAACATTTCTCCTGATTTTCCACCAGAGAAAGTTCTCTCTCTAATCCAACTGCAACTGCCTCAGATATTGGGGTGCTGCAAGTATACACACAGTTCTGATGAACGGAACTTAAGCATTTTAGCAGATGTTCGGGGCCTACTGTCCATCCTAGCTTCCAGCCAGTTGCACTGAACGTTTTTCCTGCAGAGCTGATAGAAACTGTGCGATCCCACATGTTAGGAAGATCAGCAATACGAATGTGCTCAGCACCAGGAAATATCATCCATTCATAAACTTCATCCGCTACACAAACAACATCATGCTGAATGCACAAATCGGCAATTACTTGAAGCTCATCCCTCTTGAATACTTTTCCACAAGGGTTGTTTGGATTGTTTAGAATGATAAGCTTCGTTTTACTGTTAAACTTGGAAGCCAGTTCATCACGATCGAGCGTCCAATCGGCACTTGACAATTCACCAGTCTTGCCAGGTGGTGGACGTAGAGGAATATAAACAGGTGTACCTCCAGCCATCGTTGTCATTGGGCGATAACAATCAAAGAACGGTTCGATAATGATCACTTCATCACCAGGATTAACAAGACCTTGAAAACAGCAAAACAAGCTTTCATACGCACCTACGGTGACCAGAACTTGTTTCATTGCATCGAGTTCCCTGTTATGAAATCGACCATATAATTTGGCGATTGCATTCGCAAGCCTTGGATGCCCAAACCCTCTTGTGTACTGGTTGAGCATAAACTTTTCTTCGTCCGTGCTGGATCGTAAAGCACTGACGACATATTTTGGAGGAGTGTAGTCGGGAAACCCCTGGCCAAGATTTACTGCTTTTGCAGCCGCTGCAAGAGCTGTATATGTTACAAAAACGTTGCCTTCTGCTCCTTTCAACCTATCTGCCATGCGAATTTTGTTGTTAGGCGCCATTGTTGTGGATGAAAAGGGTGTCTTGGTGCTTGCTGATAAGATTTTGCTAATACGCAGAGTCTCGCAGATCGAGTATCTGACTAGCTTAGTAGCCATTAAAAGATCTTGATAAGCCTAGGCTTACGCACCGATAAAGCTTTTCATATCACAATAGTTGACACTCTAGATGTCAATTGTTTACACTTGACAGCTACCTACGAAATACAATAAAGAGACAGCCGGCAGATAAACTCGCTCCTTTCTTTCTACGTGAAGCGTCGCGACAGATAAAATTGTCCACATGTCATATAATTGGTTGCCGCTTCACTCACCCGTTCCTTCCGTAAATGCCAACCGAAACCCTgctaatttgaaaaaaagtcAGTTTAATAAATAGAAACACTAAAACTAATTTAGCTGAACAACATAATTGTTGTTCTAACGTGTAATCTAAATACTTTATGTCGAGTATTGAAGTGTACTAATAACCTTTTTACTTTGGTAGTTGTTGTTTGTCTAAATATTTTGTCAAAGAGAGGACAAGTCCAAAATAGCTAGTCGGGCTGTTCAGAAATATCTTACTTTATTTGggtttaataataatagttacgGCTGCCAGGCAGTAAGAGCGACGAGTGTCCCTACATCAACCAACAAATAGTGTAGCTGTCTGCTGGTGCAGCTGGTTAGACTGTTGGGACAACTGTTTAGACTGCTGGTGCAGACGACATGCTGGTGCAAATGACTTGCTTGTACGCAATAGAACGGAGTTATT from Watersipora subatra chromosome 2, tzWatSuba1.1, whole genome shotgun sequence encodes:
- the LOC137387023 gene encoding kynurenine--oxoglutarate transaminase 3-like, whose product is MATKLVRYSICETLRISKILSASTKTPFSSTTMAPNNKIRMADRLKGAEGNVFVTYTALAAAAKAVNLGQGFPDYTPPKYVVSALRSSTDEEKFMLNQYTRGFGHPRLANAIAKLYGRFHNRELDAMKQVLVTVGAYESLFCCFQGLVNPGDEVIIIEPFFDCYRPMTTMAGGTPVYIPLRPPPGKTGELSSADWTLDRDELASKFNSKTKLIILNNPNNPCGKVFKRDELQVIADLCIQHDVVCVADEVYEWMIFPGAEHIRIADLPNMWDRTVSISSAGKTFSATGWKLGWTVGPEHLLKCLSSVHQNCVYTCSTPISEAVAVGLERELSLVENQEKCYLYTLANDELLPKRDKMAAMLREAGMIPTIPDGGYFMLADWSKMGITDEMIEDGSNDTRDAKFCKWLIREKKLAGIPPSAFYGPEDEGLAKDLIRFCYFKKEETIDSAGVILKSFQKD